A window of Primulina huaijiensis isolate GDHJ02 chromosome 9, ASM1229523v2, whole genome shotgun sequence contains these coding sequences:
- the LOC140984156 gene encoding uncharacterized protein, whose translation MGSFPGHVLPGTLFFVVGMWHIWCSIVRCVSNPKSFQVRVWNPVPGFEGRFKYLELYIIAIGGFIDLCIEFLYSTHLKIFVHGVLNPSHMNNFEHSGMLLMYFIFGILTLLSEKTSYLPLPEGALCFIASAAFTAEYLLFYFHSTTHKGLEGYYHFILVVLIGVCILSTIAGALMPASFPVDLCSSIAIALQGLWFYQTAFTLYGSMMPEGCRLKESEIECHSTEHEIRGEMLANFQLFMLVFGVLVFVSGACIYNEQRFRHSNLTRMQKNNGKYVRRDFICLLLVFSN comes from the exons ATGGGTTCTTTTCCAGGGCATGTTCTTCCCGGGACATTGTTTTTTGTTGTTGGAATGTGGCATATTTGGTGCTCAATAGTTAGGTGTGTGTCGAATCCCAAATCGTTTCAGGTCAGAGTTTGGAATCCTGTTCCAGGTTTTGAGGGCAGGTTCAAGTATTTGGAGCTTTACATTATTGCAATTGGAGGCTTCATTGATCTATgcattgaatttttgtattcaaCCCATCTCAAGATCTTCGTTCATGGAGTCTTGAATCCTTCTCATATGAACAATTTTGAGCACTCTGGAATGCTACTAATGTACTTCATCTTCGGTATTCTTACACTTCTCTCAGAGAAAACAAG CTATCTTCCCCTTCCAGAAGGTGCATTATGCTTCATCGCCTCAGCAGCGTTCACTGCAGAATATCTTCTGTTCTACTTCCACTCGACCACACACAAGGGACTCGAGGGATATTATCATTTTATCCTTGTCGTCCTTATTGGTGTGTGTATACTATCCACGATCGCTGGCGCCCTCATGCCAGCCAGTTTTCCAGTGGATTTATGCAGTAGCATAGCCATAGCTCTTCAAGGCCTTTGGTTCTATCAAACGGCGTTCACCCTTTACGGCTCAATGATGCCGGAGGGTTGTCGCCTTAAAGAGAGCGAAATAGAATGTCATTCTACAGAACACGAAATTCGTGGCGAGATGCTTGCAAATTTCCAGCTATTCATGTTGGTCTTTGGAGTTCTTGTCTTTGTTTCGGGGGCGTGCATCTATAACGAGCAAAGATTTCGCCATTCGAATCTCACGAGAATGCAGAAGAATAATGGTAAGTATGTTAGACGAGATTTCATTTGTCTGTTGTTGGTtttttccaactga